In Arthrobacter citreus, a single genomic region encodes these proteins:
- the proV gene encoding glycine betaine/L-proline ABC transporter ATP-binding protein ProV — MKAKVKVKNVTKVFGKSPKNAIKLLEKGYSKKQILEQTNSTIGVNNASFEIYPGEIFVVMGLSGSGKSTLIRMLNRLIEPTAGQILIDDEDIVKMNPQQLRNVRRKKISMVFQNFALFPHKTILENTEYGLEIQNISQLERTEKALKSLEIVGLKGYEHQYPSQLSGGMQQRVGLARALTSDTDILLMDEAFSALDPLIRKDMQDELLELQETMKKTIIFITHDLDEALRIGDRIALMKDGNIMQIGTPEEIMVNPANEYVERFVEDVDLSKVLTAAHVQKRAERITPDRGPRVALQIMRDQGYSSIFVIDRRQKLLGAITADDASNALIKNKSVEEVMQKDIVSVKEDTLLTDVIGALATSTLPLAVVDENNRLKGVIIRGAVIGALAGKTDDLNIKGG; from the coding sequence ATGAAAGCAAAAGTTAAAGTGAAAAACGTAACAAAGGTTTTCGGTAAGTCTCCAAAGAACGCCATAAAGTTACTTGAAAAAGGATATTCAAAAAAGCAAATATTAGAGCAAACAAACTCTACTATTGGTGTGAATAACGCGAGCTTTGAAATTTATCCAGGTGAAATCTTCGTTGTGATGGGATTATCGGGAAGTGGTAAATCAACGTTGATTAGAATGCTCAATCGATTAATTGAGCCTACGGCCGGACAAATATTGATTGATGATGAAGATATCGTAAAGATGAATCCACAGCAATTAAGGAATGTTCGTCGTAAAAAAATCAGTATGGTTTTCCAAAATTTCGCTTTGTTTCCGCACAAAACGATTCTAGAAAATACGGAATATGGACTTGAAATACAAAATATTTCGCAGCTTGAAAGAACAGAAAAAGCTCTGAAATCACTAGAAATCGTTGGTCTAAAAGGTTATGAGCATCAATACCCTTCACAGTTAAGTGGTGGTATGCAACAACGTGTTGGCCTTGCAAGGGCGCTAACAAGTGATACAGACATTTTATTAATGGATGAAGCCTTCAGTGCGCTCGATCCATTAATTCGTAAAGATATGCAGGATGAATTATTAGAGCTACAAGAGACAATGAAAAAAACGATTATTTTTATAACACATGACCTTGATGAGGCATTACGAATTGGTGACAGAATTGCTCTAATGAAAGATGGTAATATAATGCAAATTGGTACACCAGAAGAGATTATGGTAAATCCAGCCAATGAATATGTAGAGCGATTTGTAGAAGATGTCGATCTTTCAAAAGTACTAACTGCAGCTCATGTTCAGAAGCGTGCTGAAAGAATTACGCCGGACCGTGGACCACGAGTAGCCCTACAAATAATGAGAGATCAAGGGTATTCTAGTATTTTTGTTATTGATCGTCGACAAAAGCTACTTGGTGCAATTACTGCTGATGATGCTTCAAATGCCCTTATTAAAAATAAATCGGTAGAGGAAGTTATGCAAAAGGACATTGTGTCTGTTAAAGAAGATACTTTATTAACAGATGTAATTGGTGCGCTTGCAACATCTACTCTTCCATTAGCTGTTGTAGATGAAAATAATCGATTAAAAGGTGTTATTATTCGCGGGGCAGTTATCGGAGCTTTAGCGGGTAAAACAGACGATTTAAATATTAAGGGAGGTTAA